Proteins from a single region of Leptolyngbya sp. CCY15150:
- a CDS encoding type II toxin-antitoxin system RelE/ParE family toxin, whose translation MKYVLVFRPEVRDDLSDAYDWYENQQTGLGDEFIDCVDDLLNRVCMMPESYAIVYRDIRRAVIKRFPYAVYYRVISSRVVVTAIFHGRRDSKLWRSRT comes from the coding sequence ATGAAGTATGTACTAGTATTTCGGCCCGAAGTCCGTGACGACCTCAGTGATGCATACGATTGGTACGAAAACCAACAAACGGGTTTAGGGGATGAATTCATTGATTGTGTAGATGACCTGCTCAATCGAGTCTGCATGATGCCAGAATCCTATGCAATCGTGTATCGGGATATTCGACGAGCGGTCATCAAGCGATTTCCATATGCTGTTTACTATCGAGTGATTTCAAGTCGGGTTGTTGTGACCGCTATTTTCCATGGTCGGCGTGATTCTAAATTATGGCGATCGCGAACCTAA
- a CDS encoding DegT/DnrJ/EryC1/StrS family aminotransferase yields the protein MNYIPPLDLTQQYQTLEPDIRQAVTDVLASGRYINGPVVQTFEQQFAAYIGTADCIGCNSGTDALLLALRAYDIGPGDEVITTPFTFIATAEMISAVGATPVFVDIDAQTYNLDLNQVAAAITDRTKAIMPVHLFGQPVDMTRLMAIAQAHGLIVIEDCAQATGATWQGQKVGSFGHVGCFSFYPTKNLGACGDGGAVTTSDGAIAEKIRLLRNHGQPQTYCHTVVGINSRLDAIQAAILTIKLGYLDSWNAQRQAIADRYYSALSQIDGVDPPRAIAGGQAVWHQYTLRLTAKAADSDLRQAIRQQLQAQGIGSMIYYPIPLHQQPVYAALGYPAGQLPVVEQVAQQVLSLPMFPELTPAQQDHVVSGVRSALADVVTQVLKTPA from the coding sequence GTGAACTATATTCCACCGTTAGATTTAACGCAGCAATATCAAACTTTAGAGCCCGACATCCGCCAAGCAGTGACGGACGTTCTCGCCTCTGGGCGGTATATTAATGGCCCTGTGGTACAAACCTTTGAGCAGCAGTTTGCCGCTTATATCGGTACGGCGGATTGCATTGGCTGTAATTCCGGCACCGATGCCCTACTGTTGGCGCTGCGTGCCTACGACATTGGCCCCGGCGACGAGGTGATCACGACGCCCTTTACCTTCATTGCCACGGCAGAGATGATCAGCGCGGTGGGGGCCACCCCTGTGTTTGTGGACATCGATGCCCAGACCTATAATCTGGATCTCAATCAGGTGGCAGCCGCCATCACCGATCGCACCAAGGCCATCATGCCCGTGCATCTGTTTGGGCAGCCGGTGGATATGACTCGGCTGATGGCGATCGCCCAAGCCCATGGTTTGATTGTCATTGAAGACTGTGCCCAGGCAACGGGAGCCACCTGGCAGGGGCAGAAGGTGGGCAGCTTTGGCCATGTCGGCTGTTTTAGCTTCTACCCCACCAAAAATCTAGGAGCCTGCGGCGATGGCGGAGCGGTGACCACCTCTGATGGGGCGATCGCTGAAAAAATCCGCCTCCTGCGCAACCATGGCCAACCCCAAACCTATTGCCATACGGTTGTGGGGATTAATAGCCGCCTGGACGCCATCCAAGCCGCGATTTTGACCATCAAACTGGGCTATCTCGATAGCTGGAATGCTCAACGGCAGGCGATCGCTGACCGTTACTACAGCGCCCTGTCTCAGATCGATGGCGTAGATCCGCCGAGGGCGATCGCTGGAGGACAGGCCGTTTGGCATCAATACACCCTGCGGCTCACGGCCAAGGCTGCGGACTCTGACCTGCGCCAAGCCATCCGCCAGCAGTTACAAGCCCAGGGCATTGGTTCAATGATTTACTACCCCATCCCGCTGCACCAACAGCCGGTGTATGCAGCATTGGGCTATCCAGCGGGACAGTTGCCCGTGGTCGAACAGGTGGCCCAACAGGTGCTATCGTTACCCATGTTCCCTGAACTCACCCCAGCCCAGCAAGATCACGTGGTCAGCGGCGTGCGATCGGCCTTAGCCGACGTCGTCACCCAGGTTCTCAAGACGCCTGCCTAG
- a CDS encoding DUF4145 domain-containing protein has protein sequence MFFEVLALNKTFMKLTQRFEELEEQVSQIEASTSFRDSMYGRGEYVNDESLLNWKVKVRSLLSKVCGEESQHFKQFEIAEDYGIVGTTNLEILKRLKAVFIAAKEDFESGYLLSIKTLVQAEVFDSELEQANELFSSGYSTAAAVIAGVVLETALRELCDRNGISHGKLDKMNTDLVKVGVYNKLNQKRITALASIRNSAAHGKQDEFTDQDVSDMIRDVNQFLANHLVD, from the coding sequence ATGTTTTTTGAGGTACTGGCATTGAATAAGACATTTATGAAGCTTACGCAGCGGTTTGAAGAATTAGAGGAGCAAGTGTCTCAAATAGAAGCTTCTACATCTTTTCGCGACAGTATGTACGGCCGCGGCGAGTATGTGAATGATGAATCGCTTTTGAACTGGAAGGTAAAGGTAAGAAGCTTATTATCAAAAGTTTGTGGAGAAGAATCCCAGCATTTTAAGCAATTTGAGATAGCAGAAGATTATGGGATTGTTGGAACAACAAACCTTGAAATACTAAAGAGGTTGAAAGCTGTATTCATAGCAGCAAAGGAGGATTTTGAGAGCGGCTATCTGCTATCAATAAAAACACTGGTACAAGCTGAGGTCTTTGACTCTGAGCTTGAACAAGCAAACGAGCTTTTTTCTAGTGGCTACTCCACTGCTGCTGCCGTAATTGCAGGAGTTGTTTTAGAGACAGCATTGCGAGAGCTATGTGATAGAAATGGGATTTCACATGGAAAGCTAGATAAAATGAATACTGATCTAGTAAAAGTTGGCGTATATAACAAGCTTAATCAAAAGCGAATAACAGCTCTTGCGAGCATACGTAATAGCGCTGCACATGGAAAGCAAGATGAGTTTACGGATCAAGATGTTTCTGACATGATTAGGGATGTAAATCAATTCCTTGCCAATCATCTTGTAGATTAG
- a CDS encoding DNA-binding protein — translation MKDYDFTLKFNLQQPKVDPSVYVEALYAGGCDDALIGIGKKGYISLNFIREAPFAYEAMSTAIADAKRVIPHASLIEAAPDYAGLTDAAKILGCTRQNVRKLIVTGEPSSPPPIYEGTPSIWHLAEILDWLREVKAYPIDSSLIEVAKMKMDLNNVKGWQTLEPTYQETIKALVS, via the coding sequence ATGAAAGACTATGACTTCACCCTAAAATTCAACCTTCAGCAGCCAAAAGTTGATCCTAGTGTTTATGTCGAAGCTTTGTATGCAGGCGGCTGCGATGATGCTTTAATTGGAATTGGAAAAAAGGGATATATTTCATTAAATTTTATTCGCGAAGCACCATTCGCCTATGAAGCTATGTCCACTGCGATCGCTGATGCAAAAAGAGTCATTCCCCATGCCAGCCTTATTGAAGCAGCACCAGATTATGCAGGCTTAACAGATGCAGCTAAAATTCTTGGCTGTACTCGGCAAAATGTTAGAAAGCTGATTGTAACAGGTGAACCTAGCTCTCCGCCTCCTATCTATGAGGGTACACCTTCGATTTGGCATCTAGCAGAGATCCTAGACTGGCTACGCGAAGTCAAAGCATATCCGATTGATAGTTCATTGATAGAAGTTGCAAAAATGAAGATGGATCTGAATAATGTTAAAGGCTGGCAAACATTAGAGCCAACCTACCAGGAAACGATCAAAGCTCTGGTTTCTTAG
- a CDS encoding response regulator transcription factor, whose amino-acid sequence MNILIVEDEADISQLIRLYLEKEGFTCADCRDGLTAIQLFQDQQPDLIILDLMIPGLDGLEVCARIRQQPGSKDPFILMLTAKGEELDRIIGLSTGADDYMVKPFSPRELVARVRALLRRSLRHGTQGQIYETPNFWVDLDQRSAQRQQDGQLTPLDLTTLEFDLLSMFISYPGRVWSRSQIIDRIWGSDFYGDERVVDTHIARLRKKIELDPAQPTFLKTVIGVGYKFEDG is encoded by the coding sequence ATGAACATTCTCATTGTTGAAGACGAGGCAGATATTAGCCAATTGATCCGACTCTATTTGGAGAAAGAGGGCTTTACCTGCGCAGACTGTCGGGATGGGCTAACCGCCATCCAGCTCTTTCAAGACCAGCAGCCTGATTTGATTATTCTCGATTTGATGATTCCGGGGTTGGATGGCCTAGAAGTCTGTGCCCGAATTCGCCAGCAGCCCGGTAGCAAGGATCCCTTCATTCTCATGCTGACGGCCAAGGGGGAAGAACTCGATCGGATCATTGGCCTGTCTACCGGCGCAGATGACTATATGGTCAAACCCTTTAGCCCTCGGGAACTCGTGGCTCGGGTGCGGGCCCTATTGCGGCGATCGCTCCGCCATGGAACCCAGGGGCAGATCTATGAAACGCCCAACTTCTGGGTTGATCTCGATCAACGTTCAGCCCAGCGACAGCAGGACGGTCAACTCACCCCCCTCGATCTCACCACCCTAGAGTTTGATCTCTTGTCTATGTTCATCAGCTACCCTGGGCGGGTGTGGAGCCGCAGCCAAATTATCGATCGCATCTGGGGCAGCGATTTCTACGGTGATGAGCGGGTTGTGGATACCCACATCGCCCGCCTGCGCAAAAAGATTGAGCTGGATCCTGCCCAGCCCACGTTCCTCAAAACTGTCATTGGCGTGGGGTATAAATTTGAAGATGGCTAA
- the trpD gene encoding anthranilate phosphoribosyltransferase, which translates to MSSVSSSAAVDWSSCLSQLLDRQSLDRQQAAALMQGWLEDAIPPVLSGAILAAIQAKGVSATELAGMAQVLQSQSMGEQFTLDTLPTPRIDTCGTGGDGASTFNISTCVAFVAAAAGIAVVKHGNRAASSKVGSADVLDALGINLGADLSRVQAAVQEVGITFLFAPGWHPAMKAVVPIRKTLKVRTVFNLLGPLVNPLKPTGQVLGVFDSALVPVMAEALNQLGMEQAIVLHGREKLDEAGLADLTDLAVVSQGRVETLTLNPQDLGLTAASTAALKGGELSDNVEILSAVLQGKGTAAQMDVVALNASLALQVGGAIAAESPQAAYRQGIDHARAILESGAAWEKLQELVEFLKG; encoded by the coding sequence ATGAGTTCTGTTTCTTCCTCAGCCGCTGTTGACTGGTCATCTTGTTTATCCCAACTCCTCGATCGCCAATCCCTCGATCGCCAGCAGGCGGCGGCGTTGATGCAGGGATGGCTGGAAGATGCCATTCCGCCGGTGTTGTCGGGGGCCATTCTGGCAGCCATTCAAGCCAAGGGTGTTTCCGCCACAGAGCTGGCCGGCATGGCCCAAGTGCTGCAGTCCCAGTCCATGGGCGAACAGTTCACCCTCGATACTCTACCAACGCCCCGTATTGATACCTGCGGTACAGGAGGCGATGGCGCATCGACGTTTAACATTTCCACCTGCGTGGCCTTTGTGGCGGCAGCAGCAGGCATTGCTGTGGTCAAGCATGGTAATCGGGCCGCATCGAGCAAGGTGGGCTCGGCGGATGTGCTAGATGCTTTGGGAATTAATCTGGGAGCTGACCTCAGCCGAGTACAGGCAGCGGTGCAGGAGGTGGGCATCACCTTTCTGTTTGCTCCAGGCTGGCATCCGGCGATGAAGGCGGTGGTACCCATTCGCAAGACCCTAAAGGTGCGCACGGTCTTCAACCTGCTGGGCCCCTTGGTGAACCCCCTCAAGCCTACGGGACAGGTGCTGGGGGTATTCGACTCGGCGCTGGTGCCGGTGATGGCGGAGGCGTTGAATCAACTGGGCATGGAGCAGGCGATTGTCCTACACGGCCGGGAAAAGCTCGATGAAGCCGGTCTGGCCGATCTCACCGATCTAGCAGTTGTCAGCCAAGGACGGGTAGAAACCTTGACCCTCAATCCCCAAGACCTGGGTCTAACGGCAGCCTCGACGGCGGCCCTGAAGGGGGGAGAACTTTCGGATAACGTGGAGATTCTCTCGGCAGTACTCCAGGGCAAAGGTACGGCAGCCCAAATGGATGTGGTGGCGCTGAATGCGTCCTTGGCGTTACAGGTGGGGGGAGCGATCGCTGCGGAGAGCCCTCAAGCCGCCTACCGCCAAGGTATTGACCATGCGCGGGCCATTTTAGAAAGCGGCGCTGCTTGGGAGAAACTGCAGGAACTGGTGGAGTTTCTCAAGGGCTAG
- a CDS encoding pitrilysin family protein translates to MTGLTAPTVHRLSNGLTIVAEQMPVEATNLSLWLGAGSAVESDDINGIAHYLEHMIFKGTRQLPTGLFERTVEQCGGATNAATSQDYTHYYITAAPDDFATLAPLQIEMVLNAAIPDDAFERERSVILEEIRRSHDNPRRRSFYRSMEAAFQHLPYRRPVLGREEVVQSLTAQQMREFHHTWYRPQSITAVAVGNLPVEDLVSIVADGFDTALAERSLQDHPLEIETSLTRPSYLAAEQPFETIQRYDYEDPTLQQARLSFMWRVPGMDEVHHTYALDAIAYILGQGRTARLVRDLREERKWVTSVSATNMTYARQGIFQITVQLPAAAIPEVEQAIAQHLQSLQTDVIQDEELERVRTLVANQYIFGNETPSNRAGLYGYYHTLVGDLTPALNYPARIRALDAIDLQRAAQQYLSPQACGIVVSKPAS, encoded by the coding sequence AAATGCCCGTTGAGGCCACCAATCTCAGTCTTTGGCTAGGAGCTGGGTCAGCCGTTGAGTCCGATGACATCAATGGCATCGCCCACTACCTAGAACATATGATTTTCAAAGGCACGCGGCAACTGCCGACCGGGCTCTTTGAACGCACCGTTGAACAGTGTGGAGGGGCCACCAACGCCGCCACCAGTCAAGACTATACCCACTACTACATCACCGCCGCCCCCGACGATTTTGCCACCCTAGCTCCTCTGCAAATCGAGATGGTGCTGAATGCCGCCATTCCCGACGATGCCTTTGAGCGAGAGCGATCGGTCATTCTCGAAGAAATTCGTCGTTCCCACGATAATCCTCGCCGCCGCAGCTTCTACCGATCCATGGAAGCTGCATTTCAGCACTTACCCTATCGCCGTCCAGTCTTAGGGCGCGAAGAGGTCGTCCAATCGCTCACAGCGCAGCAGATGCGCGAGTTCCATCACACCTGGTATCGCCCCCAGTCCATCACCGCTGTGGCCGTGGGCAATCTGCCGGTGGAGGACTTGGTGAGTATTGTGGCCGATGGCTTTGACACCGCTTTGGCAGAGCGATCGCTCCAGGATCATCCCCTAGAAATCGAAACCTCCCTGACTCGGCCGTCCTACCTAGCCGCCGAACAACCCTTTGAGACCATCCAGCGCTACGACTACGAAGATCCGACGCTGCAGCAAGCTCGGCTAAGCTTTATGTGGCGGGTGCCCGGCATGGATGAGGTGCATCACACCTATGCGCTAGATGCGATCGCCTATATCCTTGGCCAGGGGCGGACGGCGCGCCTAGTACGCGACCTACGGGAAGAGCGGAAATGGGTGACCAGCGTATCCGCCACCAACATGACCTATGCGCGGCAAGGCATCTTTCAAATCACCGTGCAGTTGCCGGCAGCAGCCATTCCTGAGGTTGAACAAGCGATCGCTCAACATCTGCAGTCGCTGCAGACGGATGTTATTCAAGACGAAGAGCTAGAGCGGGTGCGCACCCTGGTTGCCAATCAATATATTTTTGGTAATGAAACCCCTAGCAATCGCGCTGGGCTCTACGGCTACTACCACACCCTCGTGGGCGACCTTACCCCAGCGCTGAACTATCCGGCCCGCATCCGTGCCCTGGATGCCATCGACCTGCAGCGTGCCGCGCAGCAGTATCTCTCGCCGCAGGCCTGCGGCATTGTTGTTTCCAAACCAGCCTCCTAG
- a CDS encoding plasmid pRiA4b ORF-3 family protein, which yields MAKSKKSEDVPKTMEAKFNSIVELTDEFARQHLNDEYAQLIRQATATLCRKRPSPLSKGQTKTWACGITHAIGMVNFLFDSSQTPHVSAKSIYQWFGVADSTGQSKSKLVRDTLKMHQLDPDWCLPSLVENNPLIWILSVNGSLMDIRLAPIGAQVEAYRKGLIPYIPGHKQDSDAIAALVQGGAVPTGDRQKRKRRTANPKTPPQAPSPEALRSLYVLEVVLLDGPVTEAFVEENPQVIRIIEIRGDQTLAELHRIIFAAFDREDDHMYEFQLKGMGPHDPNADRYGLAVALSDGLAGDVAKTQIGALGLVAEEVFGYWFDFGDDWWHQVGVVTITEPRARVRYPRVTERIGASPPQYAEF from the coding sequence ATGGCTAAATCCAAAAAATCCGAAGATGTCCCCAAGACAATGGAAGCGAAGTTCAACAGTATTGTGGAACTGACCGATGAGTTTGCGCGGCAACATCTCAACGACGAGTACGCCCAACTGATTCGTCAAGCTACAGCTACCCTCTGCCGTAAGCGTCCTTCCCCCCTCAGTAAGGGACAGACAAAGACATGGGCTTGTGGAATCACCCATGCGATCGGGATGGTCAATTTTCTTTTCGACAGTTCTCAAACGCCCCATGTTAGCGCCAAAAGCATCTATCAGTGGTTTGGTGTAGCGGACAGTACTGGACAGAGCAAATCGAAGTTGGTGCGTGATACGTTGAAGATGCATCAGCTCGACCCAGATTGGTGCTTGCCCAGTCTAGTTGAAAACAATCCACTCATCTGGATACTGTCGGTGAATGGGTCTCTTATGGACATCCGGCTCGCTCCGATAGGCGCACAGGTGGAAGCCTATCGCAAGGGACTCATTCCCTATATTCCAGGGCACAAACAAGACAGCGATGCGATCGCCGCTCTTGTTCAGGGGGGGGCAGTACCAACTGGCGATCGCCAAAAACGTAAGCGTCGCACTGCAAACCCCAAAACACCTCCACAAGCGCCCTCTCCAGAGGCACTGCGATCGCTGTATGTCTTGGAGGTGGTATTACTAGATGGCCCTGTAACTGAAGCGTTTGTTGAGGAAAACCCTCAAGTTATCCGCATCATCGAGATTCGGGGCGATCAGACGCTGGCAGAGTTGCACAGGATAATTTTTGCAGCATTTGACCGTGAAGATGACCACATGTACGAGTTTCAACTCAAAGGGATGGGCCCGCACGATCCAAATGCCGATCGCTATGGGTTAGCGGTTGCCCTGTCAGATGGGTTGGCTGGGGATGTTGCCAAGACGCAAATTGGGGCGTTGGGGTTGGTCGCTGAAGAGGTGTTTGGCTACTGGTTTGATTTTGGTGATGATTGGTGGCATCAGGTTGGCGTCGTGACTATTACAGAACCCCGAGCGAGGGTTCGCTATCCACGGGTGACTGAGCGGATTGGCGCAAGTCCACCCCAGTATGCTGAATTTTAG
- a CDS encoding addiction module protein: protein MDIAATLNEIAALSIKDRIFLVQAIWDSIAAEQAYPDLTEAQQHELDSRIDSYESDPDNVLTWQDIKASVKKHT, encoded by the coding sequence ATGGATATTGCAGCTACGCTGAATGAAATTGCAGCTTTAAGTATTAAGGATAGAATTTTTTTGGTGCAAGCGATTTGGGATAGTATTGCAGCCGAACAAGCTTATCCTGATCTGACAGAGGCGCAACAGCACGAACTGGATAGCCGGATTGATAGCTATGAGAGCGATCCAGACAACGTCCTCACGTGGCAAGATATCAAAGCATCAGTCAAGAAACATACATGA
- a CDS encoding HAMP domain-containing sensor histidine kinase gives MANWGLRSRLFFSHIIVMVTGLSVLIIMGKFSSPRFFTIYLRQIEGEGYTVTQLVQGFETAWSRGALWSVVVGASTAGGLSYWSSRRIMQPLEQMERITQKFSAGQMDARVPSSEIPELDRLASGFNRMAADLEGVEQRRRDLVGDLAHELRTPLTIVEGYLEGLADDTLSPSDDIYQKLTRETRRMRRLINDLQELSKLEAGSLPINAIPLNLQPLLITVIERFSSQLTDDSPTLSLGYPADIPMVLADAERVEQILGNLIGNALRYTPAGTITVQVTAEATQVWIAVIDTGIGIAPEDLPHVFERFWRADRSRDRHSGGSGIGLAICRRLVELQGGVIEVTSDLDQGSTFRFCLPTAT, from the coding sequence ATGGCTAATTGGGGATTGCGATCGCGCCTATTTTTCTCTCACATCATTGTCATGGTGACAGGACTGAGCGTCCTGATTATCATGGGCAAGTTTTCATCTCCGCGCTTTTTCACCATTTACCTGCGGCAAATTGAAGGTGAGGGTTACACCGTGACCCAGCTTGTCCAAGGTTTTGAAACCGCTTGGAGTCGGGGGGCCCTGTGGTCTGTGGTGGTGGGAGCATCCACCGCTGGCGGGCTAAGCTACTGGTCATCTCGCCGCATCATGCAACCGCTGGAACAGATGGAGAGGATCACCCAGAAATTTTCTGCCGGACAGATGGATGCCCGCGTGCCCTCTAGCGAAATTCCTGAACTCGACCGTCTCGCCTCAGGCTTCAACCGCATGGCTGCCGATCTCGAAGGGGTCGAACAACGGCGGCGGGATCTAGTTGGCGACCTGGCCCATGAATTACGCACGCCCTTGACCATCGTGGAAGGCTACCTCGAAGGACTGGCGGATGATACCTTATCTCCCTCGGATGATATCTATCAAAAACTTACCCGAGAAACGCGGCGGATGCGGCGACTGATCAATGATCTACAAGAATTGTCTAAGCTAGAAGCTGGCTCTCTGCCCATTAACGCTATCCCGCTGAATCTACAGCCGCTGCTGATTACGGTGATTGAACGATTTTCCAGCCAACTCACTGACGATAGTCCGACCTTATCTCTCGGCTATCCCGCAGATATTCCCATGGTGCTTGCGGATGCTGAACGGGTGGAGCAAATTCTTGGCAACCTGATTGGCAATGCTCTGCGCTATACCCCTGCTGGCACGATTACGGTGCAGGTGACTGCTGAAGCAACCCAGGTATGGATTGCTGTCATAGATACAGGCATCGGCATTGCGCCGGAAGACTTGCCCCATGTTTTTGAACGATTTTGGCGTGCCGATCGCTCCCGCGATCGCCATTCTGGGGGTAGCGGTATCGGTCTAGCCATCTGCCGCCGCCTGGTAGAACTCCAAGGTGGCGTGATTGAGGTTACGAGTGATCTGGATCAGGGCAGCACATTCCGATTTTGCCTACCCACAGCAACCTAG
- a CDS encoding fructosamine kinase family protein, producing the protein MWTDIATHISQVTDSPFQVKHHRPVGGGCINQAYALDGGDRAFFVKLNQASQIGMFEAEALGLKQIYQSQTMRVPRPICWGITDSRSYLVLEWLNFGYGTHQSWEDMGRNLAAMHRVSSDRGFGWDQSNTIGATPQPNPWTQSWLDFFLEHRMAHQFRLAARRGGNFPQQAALMAAIPDLLAGHDPQPSLVHGDLWSGNASVTVEGEPVILDPATYFGDREVDIAMTELFGRFPNEFYSAYQSAYPLDPGYDRRKTLYNLYHVINHFNLFGGGYESQANSMIASLLR; encoded by the coding sequence ATGTGGACTGATATTGCCACCCACATTAGTCAAGTTACCGATAGCCCCTTTCAGGTCAAGCACCACCGTCCTGTAGGCGGGGGCTGCATCAACCAGGCCTATGCCCTCGACGGGGGCGATCGCGCCTTTTTTGTGAAGCTCAACCAGGCTAGCCAAATTGGCATGTTTGAGGCCGAGGCCTTGGGGCTCAAGCAAATCTACCAGTCCCAAACCATGCGCGTTCCACGGCCCATCTGCTGGGGAATTACCGATAGTCGGTCTTACCTGGTGTTGGAATGGCTGAATTTTGGCTATGGTACCCATCAGTCTTGGGAGGATATGGGACGGAATCTAGCGGCAATGCATCGTGTGAGTAGCGATCGCGGCTTTGGCTGGGATCAATCCAACACCATTGGCGCAACTCCCCAGCCCAATCCCTGGACCCAGAGCTGGCTCGACTTTTTCCTTGAGCATCGTATGGCGCACCAGTTCCGCCTAGCCGCCCGCCGAGGGGGCAATTTTCCTCAGCAGGCCGCGCTGATGGCCGCCATTCCCGACCTGCTAGCAGGCCATGATCCCCAACCCTCTCTTGTGCATGGCGATCTTTGGTCAGGCAATGCCTCGGTTACCGTCGAGGGCGAACCGGTGATCCTTGACCCGGCCACCTATTTTGGCGATCGCGAGGTGGACATTGCCATGACGGAACTTTTCGGTCGGTTTCCCAACGAATTTTATAGCGCCTACCAATCTGCCTATCCTCTCGACCCCGGCTACGATCGCCGCAAAACCTTGTATAACCTGTATCACGTCATCAACCATTTCAACCTCTTTGGTGGTGGCTATGAGTCTCAAGCCAACAGCATGATCGCATCGCTGCTGCGATAG